A window from Drosophila nasuta strain 15112-1781.00 chromosome 3, ASM2355853v1, whole genome shotgun sequence encodes these proteins:
- the LOC132792118 gene encoding neuropeptide-like 1 isoform X1, whose translation MQAVHKTAQRSKWLLLLLSMLLNAALQPRAFAVNATEDIGNVSPCEMESIINQLMNPSPEYQLHASALRNQLKNLLRERQLAVGEEQPLGDYSDYLDEDKRSVAALAAQGLLNAPKRSLATLAKNGQLPTAEPGDDYADAESGEPSEQKRYIGSLARAGGLMSFGKRNVGTLARDFQLPNGAGKRNLATMARLQSAPTSHREQPKRNVAAVARYNSQQHQNQRSAAEKRNLGALKSSPVHGAQQKRDEEEMLLPAAAPDYADAMQSYWWYPSYAGYADLDWNDYRRAEKRFLDTSKDPELFGIEHGNDADVANAEDDADADAVAAAEELEEQHEQQTALPQKRHIGAVYRSGFLPSYRYLRSPTGSTGGGFDGARGRFSRSGRARQFVEYYPQHERLRQPIAAVCKRCFLPNRPMMNWSGAGIRGRLSKIYADPIESASSSAAIAARQRSISTNSLPSGPAAISRGPPSYPPFHSWGTPPRITALQRGVYRRNGESMDKYEY comes from the exons GCATTGCAACCACGCGCTTTTGCCGTAAATGCCACAGAGGATATTGGCAATGTATCGCCTTGCGAAATGGAGTCGATAATAAATCAACTCATGAATCCCAGCCCGGAGTATCAGCTACAC GCATCCGCTTTACGTAACCAACTTAAGAATCTGCTGCGAGAACGTCAACTGGCTGTGGGCGAAGAGCAACCATTGGGCGATTACTCTGACTACTTGGACGAGGATAAGCGTTCGGTTGCCGCCTTAGCTGCCCAGGGATTATTAAATGCACCCAAGCGTAGCCTTGCCACATTGGCCAAGAACGGACAACTGCCCACGGCCGAGCCGGGAGATGATTATGCCGATGCCGAGTCCGGTGAGCCCAGCGAACAGAAGCGTTACATTGGATCCCTGGCCCGAGCTGGTGGTCTGATGAGCTTCGGCAAACGTAATGTGGGCACCTTGGCACGTGACTTCCAGCTGCCCAACGGAGCTGGCAAACGCAATCTGGCAACCATGGCCCGTCTCCAGAGTGCACCCACTTCGCATCGGGAGCAACCCAAACGCAATGTCGCCGCCGTGGCACGCTACAACTCGCAACAGCATCAGAATCAACGCAGCGCTGCCGAGAAACGTAATCTGGGTGCTTTAAAGTCATCCCCGGTGCATGGAGCACAGCAGAAGCGGGACGAGGAGGAGATGCTATTGCCTGCTGCCGCTCCCGACTATGCTGATGCCATGCAAAGCTACTGGTGGTATCCTAGCTATGCTGGCTACGCTGATCTCGATTGGAATGATTATCGACGTGCCGAGAAGCGTTTCCTAG ACACCTCGAAGGATCCCGAATTGTTTGGCATTGAGCATGGCAatgatgctgatgttgccaATGCAGAGgacgatgctgatgctgatgccgttgccgctgcagAGGAGCTGGAGGAGCAACATGAGCAGCAGACAGCGTTGCCACAGAAGCGTCACATTGGCGCCGTATATCGATCTGGCTTTCTGCCCAGTTACCGTTATCTGCGCAGCCCCACCGGCAGCACCGGAGGTGGCTTCGACGGCGCCAGGGGACGCTTTAGTCGCTCGGGACGTGCCAGGCAATTT GTCGAGTACTACCCCCAACACGAGCGACTGCGTCAACCAATCGCAGCCGTTTGTAAACGATGTTTCCTACCCAATCGACCGATGATGAACTGGAGCGGTGCTGGCATACGCGGTCGTCTGTCCAAAATCTATGCGGATCCCATTGAGTCAGCCAGTTCATCGGCAGCGATTGCTGCACGCCAGCGCAGCATCTCAACAAACTCGCTGCCCAGTGGACCGGCCGCCATCTCCCGCGGTCCCCCATCTTATCCACCCTTCCACTCGTGGGGCACTCCGCCGCGTATTACAGCACTGCAACGAGGCGTCTATCGACGCAACGGTGAGTCCATGGACAAATACGAATACTAA
- the LOC132792118 gene encoding neuropeptide-like 1 isoform X2 — MQAVHKTAQRSKWLLLLLSMLLNAALQPRAFAVNATEDIGNVSPCEMESIINQLMNPSPEYQLHASALRNQLKNLLRERQLAVGEEQPLGDYSDYLDEDKRSVAALAAQGLLNAPKRSLATLAKNGQLPTAEPGDDYADAESGEPSEQKRYIGSLARAGGLMSFGKRNVGTLARDFQLPNGAGKRNLATMARLQSAPTSHREQPKRNVAAVARYNSQQHQNQRSAAEKRNLGALKSSPVHGAQQKRDEEEMLLPAAAPDYADAMQSYWWYPSYAGYADLDWNDYRRAEKRFLGRVLPPTRATASTNRSRL, encoded by the exons GCATTGCAACCACGCGCTTTTGCCGTAAATGCCACAGAGGATATTGGCAATGTATCGCCTTGCGAAATGGAGTCGATAATAAATCAACTCATGAATCCCAGCCCGGAGTATCAGCTACAC GCATCCGCTTTACGTAACCAACTTAAGAATCTGCTGCGAGAACGTCAACTGGCTGTGGGCGAAGAGCAACCATTGGGCGATTACTCTGACTACTTGGACGAGGATAAGCGTTCGGTTGCCGCCTTAGCTGCCCAGGGATTATTAAATGCACCCAAGCGTAGCCTTGCCACATTGGCCAAGAACGGACAACTGCCCACGGCCGAGCCGGGAGATGATTATGCCGATGCCGAGTCCGGTGAGCCCAGCGAACAGAAGCGTTACATTGGATCCCTGGCCCGAGCTGGTGGTCTGATGAGCTTCGGCAAACGTAATGTGGGCACCTTGGCACGTGACTTCCAGCTGCCCAACGGAGCTGGCAAACGCAATCTGGCAACCATGGCCCGTCTCCAGAGTGCACCCACTTCGCATCGGGAGCAACCCAAACGCAATGTCGCCGCCGTGGCACGCTACAACTCGCAACAGCATCAGAATCAACGCAGCGCTGCCGAGAAACGTAATCTGGGTGCTTTAAAGTCATCCCCGGTGCATGGAGCACAGCAGAAGCGGGACGAGGAGGAGATGCTATTGCCTGCTGCCGCTCCCGACTATGCTGATGCCATGCAAAGCTACTGGTGGTATCCTAGCTATGCTGGCTACGCTGATCTCGATTGGAATGATTATCGACGTGCCGAGAAGCGTTTCCTAG GTCGAGTACTACCCCCAACACGAGCGACTGCGTCAACCAATCGCAGCCGTTTGTAA